The Castor canadensis chromosome 13, mCasCan1.hap1v2, whole genome shotgun sequence genome has a window encoding:
- the LOC109683354 gene encoding epididymal-specific lipocalin-6, with amino-acid sequence MRVVLLTALLALVSVPRAQAVWLGRLDPKQLLGPWYILAVASREKNFMVEKDVKNVEGVMVTLTPENKLRVQSSRHGLDGCHQSTMELLKRDSRWVFENPSLGVLDFRVLSTNFKDFAVVFTQLEFGDEAFNTVELYSRTEMASPEATQLFTKWSRGLGFLSEQQAQLQKDLTCANKILQVSLPVPDPWLSRVPGRTLTQIQAVDAMTDEPEVRALASCSRRPLLDSE; translated from the exons ATGCGGGTAGTGCTGCTGACCGCCCTTCTTGCTTTGGTCTCTGTGCCCAGGGCTCAGGCAGTGTGGCTGGGAAGGCTGGACCCTAAGCAG CTTCTTGGGCCCTGGTACATCCTGGCCGTGGCCTCCCGGGAAAAGAACTTCATGGTGGAGAAGGACGTGAAGAACGTTGAAGGTGTCATGGTGACGCTCACTCCAGAAAACAAGTTGAGGGTGCAGTCGTCTCGGCACGG GTTGGATGGGTGCCACCAGAGCACAATGGAGCTGCTGAAGCGAGATTCCAGATGGGTATTTGAGAACCCCT CCCTGGGTGTGCTGGATTTCCGGGTACTGAGTACCAACTTCAAAGACTTTGCTGTCGTCTTCACCCAGCTGGAGTTCGGGGACGAGGCCTTCAACACTGTGGAGCTGTACA GCCGGACAGAGATGGCCAGCCCAGAGGCAACACAGCTCTTCACCAAGTGGAGCAGGGGTCTGGGCTTCCTGTCTGAGCAGCAGGCCCAGCTACAGAAGGACC TCACCTGTGCAAACAAGATTCTCCAGGTCAGCCTCCCTGTGCCTGACCCCTGGCTCTCCAGGGTCCCTGGGAGGACCCTCACCCAAATTCAGGCAGTTGATGCCATGACTGACGAG CCCGAGGTGCGGGCATTGGCTTCTTGCTCCCGCAGGCCCTTGTTGGACTCAGAATAA
- the LOC109683355 gene encoding epididymal-specific lipocalin-10-like, which produces MPTAASDVKDQSPSVTSDNLQGHLKNSQSLAVGSQLRDHFLKEAHTFNWTKMSHMPHGAAAWALYFLVAPRFSGFWYIVAIATDAQGFLLVKDKRKLGASVVKLPKMGQVKVVIAFSRSQGCQSQEMTLKKDRKKAVFRNTLKGVKGFHVLSTDYSYGLVYLRLGCAGHSYKSLLLLDRQNVSSFLSLREFLDTCYTLQLTKEATILPKDASCAHTILP; this is translated from the exons ATGCCCACAGCAGCAAGTGATGTGAAGGACCAGAGCCCCAGTGTGACCTCTGACAACCTTCAGGGACATCTGAAGAATAGCCA GTCCCTGGCTGTGGGGTCCCAGCTAAGGGACCATTTCCTCAAGGAGGCCCACACCTTCAACTGGACCAAAATGAGCCATATGCCT CATGGGGCAGCAGCTTGGGCACTGTACTTTCTGGTAGCCCCACGGTTTTCAGGGTTCTGGTACATTGTTGCCATTGCCACAGATGCCCAGGGCTTCCTGCTGGTCAAAGACAAGAGGAAGCTGGGGGCGTCCGTGGTGAAGCTGCCCAAGATGGGCCAGGTGAAGGTGGTCATCGCCTTTAGCAG GTCTCAGGGCTGCCAGTCCCAGGAGATGACCctgaagaaagacaggaaaaaggcTGTGTTCAGGAACACCT TGAAGGGGGTGAAGGGCTTCCATGTGCTGTCCACTGACTACAGCTATGGCCTGGTTTATCTCCGCCTGGGGTGTGCGGGCCACAGCTATAAGAGCCTGCTGCTCTTGG ACAGACAGAATGTCTCCAGCTTCCTGAGTCTCAGAGAATTCCTGGACACCTGCTACACTTTGCAGCTCACCAAGGAGGCCACCATTCTTCCGAAAGACG CTTCCTGTGCACACACCATCCTGCCATGA